Within Bremerella sp. JC817, the genomic segment TCGCGGAACTCAAAAACAAATCCGAAGCAAGCTAACTGGCTTATCCGCTTCGACCTGAACGCATCAACCGAACTCTTCCAGACGCAAGGACCCGCCCATGGCGAAAAAGTCAACGGCGAAAGCAACATCTCCTTCCGATTCCAACAGCGACCTTCGGGCCCCGGCCGAGCAAATGTATGCCGAGGAAATCGAAGCGCTCATTCAGGAAGACAAGCACGATAAGCCACCCGGCTGGAAAATGTCGGCCCGCGCGGTGCATACGTACATCTGCGGCGGCAAGGCAGGCAAGCTGACCATCACCCCGAAGTATATCGGGCACAATCGCCTGGTCGAGATCGCGATTGCCACGCTCGTTACCGATCGTGCATTGCTCTTGATCGGCGAACCAGGGACCGCCAAAAGCTGGCTATCGGAACACCTTGCCGCCGCGATCAATGGCGACTCGACCAAGGTGGTTCAAGGCACCGCAGGCACGACCGAAGAACAGGTCCGCTATACCTGGAATTACGCCATGCTGATCGCACATGGCCCCAGTCGCGAAGCGTTGATTAAAAGTCCAATCTTCCGCGCGATGGAATCAGGCACGCTCGCCCGCTTCGAGGAAATCACCCGTTGTGCGTCCGAAGTTCAAGACGCCATGATCTCGCTCCTTTCCGAAAAGCGGCTTTCCGTTCCCGAACTGGCAGTCGAAGTCCCGGCGCAAAAGGGCTTTTCGATCATCGCTACCGCCAATACTCGGGACCGCGGCGTGAACGATATGTCGGCGGCCCTCAAACGGCGTTTCAACATCATCGTGCTGCCGACGCCAAGTTCGATTGAAACCGAGATCGAGATCGTCGGGAAACGTGTTCAAGAGTTGGCCTCGAACCTGGCCCTGAAGTCCGAACTTCCCGCCGCGGATGCGATCGAACACGTCGTCACCATCTTCCGTGAACTCCGCAGCGGCCAGACACTCGATGGCAAGAACAAGCTGAAGTCCCCGTCCGGCGTCCTTTCCACGGCCGAGGCCATTTCGGTGCTGGCCAACAGCATGGCTTTGGCCGCCAGCTTCGGCACCGGGACCGTTTCGGCCGAAGACGTCGCCGCAGGTTTGCAAGGGGCGGTCGTCAAAGACGAAGAGAAAGACCGCATCGCCTGGCAAGAGTATCTTAGCAATGTCCTGAAGAAGCGAGGCACGACCTGGCGTCCGCTGTACAACGCCTGTTCGGAGCACAACGCGTGAGTTGGAAGATCCACGTCTTCGGCGTGCGTCATCTCTCCCCCATGGGAGCGTGGCAGTTGCGTCATTACCTTGACGAGATCCGACCCGATGTCGTCCTCGTGGAAGGTATCGACGACGCGACTCCGTTGATCGAAGACATGACGCGTAAGAATACGCGCCCTCCGATTGCGATCCTTTCGTATACCGATTCACTACCGGTCCGGACGATCGTGACGCCGTTTGCCCGCTACAGCCCGGAGTATCAAGCGATCTTGTGGGCGAAGGAGAACGGCGCGGAGGCTCAGTTTTTCGATCTCCCTTCGGCATGCTTTCTCGGACTGCTCGACGCCGAGTACGACCTGCGCGATAAAGAACGCCGCGAAGCCCTTGAAAGAGAATCGAAGGAATCCGAAACGCCGGAGCCAGTCGATCTTGCCGAGCCAGAGCCCAAGCTTTCCCTCTACCAACAAGTTGCCCAACAGGCAGGCGAAAGCGATTTCGATACCTATTGGGAACGCTACTTCGAGCACAACACGGCCCAGGGAAGTTACCAAGGATCCTCGTTTGAGTTCGGTCAGGCCGTCCGTGACCTAGAAGAAGACCAACCACGTTGGCGGGCCGAGAACCTCGTTCGTGAAGCGTACATGCGGCGTCGAATCGAAGAGACAATCGCGGCCGGAACGCCTCCGGAAAAGATCGTCGCCGTAGTAGGGGCCTTTCACGCACCGGTACTGCATGGCGACTTGCCCGCCATGACCGACGACGAGCTGGCATCGCTGCGTCGGCGATCGAGCAAGTTGACCTTGATGCCTTACTCTTATTTCAAGCTTTCTTCTCAATCGGGCTATGGAGCAGGCAACAGGGCCCCTGCCTACTTCGAACTCCTCTGGAGTTCGCTGAACGAAGGGAACGTCAGGGGGCTTTCGCATCGCTACCTATCGCAGGTCGCAACACATCTTCGCGCCGGCGGAACGCA encodes:
- a CDS encoding AAA family ATPase, translated to MAKKSTAKATSPSDSNSDLRAPAEQMYAEEIEALIQEDKHDKPPGWKMSARAVHTYICGGKAGKLTITPKYIGHNRLVEIAIATLVTDRALLLIGEPGTAKSWLSEHLAAAINGDSTKVVQGTAGTTEEQVRYTWNYAMLIAHGPSREALIKSPIFRAMESGTLARFEEITRCASEVQDAMISLLSEKRLSVPELAVEVPAQKGFSIIATANTRDRGVNDMSAALKRRFNIIVLPTPSSIETEIEIVGKRVQELASNLALKSELPAADAIEHVVTIFRELRSGQTLDGKNKLKSPSGVLSTAEAISVLANSMALAASFGTGTVSAEDVAAGLQGAVVKDEEKDRIAWQEYLSNVLKKRGTTWRPLYNACSEHNA